In the Deinococcus arcticus genome, one interval contains:
- a CDS encoding alpha-amylase family glycosyl hydrolase yields MRFFALTGALLLALASLSSAQTATPPARFEGQIIYQVMPDRFFDGNPNNNQGVNRADLRAWHGGDLPGLTQKLPYIQKLGATAVWLTPVYQQQTANSFGTAPYHGYWPADFRNVDPHFGTLADFGTFVKAAQGAGMRVVLDQVINHYGYEAAAVRARPGWFNGEAQCTAATNKDVDCPLAGLPDLRQSEPQVRELLLGNADFWRQQGVQAFRYDAIKHVEGPFLRDLLSADRQAGTWTLGEWFDADTGTVADWQKEGFDSLFLFSLQAAMKGSIMAGQSLDGVRSVLARQNELVRPGEVALFLDNHDVPRFAQGTLFEDIGQERTKYGLRALMTLRGVPVIWQGTEIAMRGAADPDNRRDMRFEEVWTPGERAVFEAAQGAIAARKASPALSSGPLKLLPTLERLSGDLLLFTRELNGQTVLAAWHNGKARKSYSLKLGTLGVGWAARAATSSLFAGQNAKASVSGGYLHLSLPSQDAAAFRVE; encoded by the coding sequence ATGCGCTTCTTTGCCCTGACGGGCGCGCTGCTTCTGGCCCTGGCCAGCCTGAGCAGCGCGCAGACGGCCACGCCCCCGGCCCGCTTCGAGGGGCAGATCATCTATCAGGTGATGCCAGACCGGTTTTTTGACGGCAACCCGAACAACAACCAGGGCGTCAACCGCGCCGATCTGCGCGCGTGGCACGGCGGCGATCTGCCGGGCCTGACCCAGAAGCTGCCTTACATCCAGAAGCTGGGCGCCACGGCCGTGTGGCTCACCCCCGTCTACCAGCAGCAGACGGCCAACTCGTTTGGCACCGCGCCCTACCACGGCTACTGGCCCGCCGATTTCCGCAATGTGGACCCGCATTTCGGCACCCTGGCAGACTTTGGGACCTTCGTGAAGGCGGCGCAGGGTGCGGGCATGCGCGTGGTGCTGGATCAGGTCATCAACCATTACGGCTACGAGGCGGCGGCGGTGCGCGCGCGCCCGGGGTGGTTCAACGGCGAGGCGCAGTGCACTGCGGCTACCAACAAGGACGTGGACTGCCCCCTGGCCGGGCTGCCCGACCTGCGCCAGAGCGAGCCCCAGGTGCGCGAACTGCTGCTGGGCAACGCCGACTTCTGGCGCCAGCAGGGCGTGCAGGCGTTCCGCTACGACGCGATCAAGCATGTCGAAGGGCCCTTCCTGCGCGACCTGCTGAGCGCCGACCGGCAGGCGGGCACCTGGACGCTGGGCGAATGGTTTGACGCCGACACCGGCACCGTGGCCGACTGGCAGAAAGAGGGCTTTGACAGCCTGTTTCTCTTCAGCCTGCAGGCAGCCATGAAGGGCAGCATCATGGCCGGCCAGAGCCTGGACGGCGTGCGCAGCGTGCTGGCGCGGCAAAACGAACTGGTACGCCCCGGCGAGGTAGCCCTGTTCCTGGACAACCACGACGTGCCCCGCTTTGCCCAGGGCACCCTCTTTGAAGACATTGGCCAGGAGCGCACCAAATACGGCCTGCGCGCCCTGATGACCCTGCGCGGCGTGCCCGTGATCTGGCAGGGCACCGAGATTGCCATGCGCGGCGCGGCCGACCCGGACAACCGCCGCGACATGCGCTTTGAAGAGGTGTGGACCCCCGGCGAGCGCGCGGTGTTCGAGGCGGCCCAGGGCGCCATTGCCGCGCGCAAGGCCAGCCCCGCCCTCAGCAGCGGTCCCCTGAAGCTCCTGCCCACCCTGGAGCGCCTGAGCGGTGATCTGCTGCTCTTTACCCGGGAATTGAACGGCCAGACGGTCCTGGCTGCGTGGCATAACGGCAAGGCCCGCAAGTCCTACAGCCTCAAGCTGGGCACGCTGGGCGTGGGCTGGGCAGCCCGGGCCGCCACCTCTTCGCTGTTTGCGGGCCAGAATGCGAAAGCCAGTGTTTCAGGCGGCTACCTGCACCTGAGCCTGCCGTCCCAGGACGCAGCCGCCTTCCGGGTGGAATAG
- a CDS encoding chromate transporter, which translates to MPAPALSPTAPDHPAQPQRPPTPLGLLRLFVGVALVGIGGGLPAHTRRALAARGWLSDAAFAEAFTLAQLTPGPNAVNLAAMIGAHLCGPRGAALAVVGILTPGLIAMLAASVVTLGLPGGLPPTLQSALRGAACAALGVMLTAAVPVVKVALGVRGGAVLAGATFVALAALKLDLLPVLAVVVAAGLTLNRPRSGE; encoded by the coding sequence ATGCCTGCCCCGGCCCTCTCCCCCACCGCCCCGGACCACCCGGCCCAGCCGCAGCGGCCCCCCACGCCGCTGGGGCTGCTGCGGCTGTTCGTGGGGGTGGCGCTGGTGGGCATTGGGGGCGGCCTGCCCGCCCACACCCGCCGGGCTCTGGCGGCGCGTGGCTGGCTGAGCGACGCCGCCTTTGCCGAGGCCTTTACCCTGGCGCAGCTGACTCCCGGGCCCAACGCCGTGAATCTGGCCGCCATGATCGGCGCGCACCTGTGTGGGCCCCGGGGCGCGGCGCTGGCGGTGGTGGGCATCCTGACGCCTGGACTGATCGCCATGCTGGCCGCCAGTGTGGTGACCCTGGGGCTACCCGGGGGCCTGCCGCCCACCCTGCAGAGTGCGCTGCGGGGAGCGGCCTGCGCGGCCCTGGGGGTCATGCTCACCGCGGCGGTGCCGGTGGTCAAGGTGGCGCTGGGGGTGCGCGGCGGCGCGGTGCTGGCGGGCGCGACGTTCGTGGCCCTGGCCGCCCTGAAGCTGGACCTGCTGCCTGTGCTGGCCGTGGTCGTCGCCGCCGGCCTGACCCTGAACCGGCCCCGGAGCGGCGAATGA
- a CDS encoding lantibiotic dehydratase C-terminal domain-containing protein, with protein sequence MNAALYITHYATEKRPLLRDLVLPLVLELQARAGITLAYAERHWKFGPHVRVIVQGEDSAVQAALEHARGQAEAYLRQHPSTGDLDEAAYLTRSEKLGTLELEAGPYGPIRPDNSVLVGEAPDRRDVLGSPEAEAFRAQYFAALTPALLRTLQADAGTTTDRLIRLARIFVLYAGTYPFGVYPGHISYRSHLEEFLYRQGGGERLRAAFAQKYAPIRDEVLRAVDGVTGGARDEVLTLWETQFRRLWPVGRQLADAGLLAPDPTATMQRVAQGVNPEAQARWAFGPEHGFSEFHQELRKFNVSDTWYHVEMFSTYRTLMNFMYSVLPLMDISPTERYFVNYMVSEAMQDLHGQDWRGFFDQWWVQLREEGVA encoded by the coding sequence ATGAACGCTGCTCTGTACATCACCCACTACGCGACTGAAAAGCGCCCTCTTCTGCGTGATCTGGTATTACCGCTGGTGCTGGAGCTTCAGGCGCGCGCCGGGATCACGCTGGCTTACGCCGAGCGCCACTGGAAGTTCGGCCCGCACGTCCGCGTGATTGTGCAGGGCGAGGACAGCGCCGTGCAGGCCGCGCTGGAACACGCCCGGGGGCAGGCCGAAGCCTACCTGCGCCAGCATCCCTCCACCGGCGACCTGGATGAGGCAGCGTACCTGACGCGCAGCGAGAAGCTGGGCACCCTGGAACTGGAGGCGGGGCCCTACGGGCCGATTCGCCCGGACAACAGCGTGCTGGTGGGCGAGGCCCCCGACCGGCGCGACGTGCTGGGCTCGCCGGAAGCCGAGGCCTTTCGCGCGCAGTACTTCGCGGCGCTGACCCCCGCCCTGTTGCGGACCCTGCAGGCAGATGCGGGCACGACCACCGACCGGCTGATCCGGCTGGCGCGCATCTTCGTGCTGTACGCGGGCACGTACCCGTTCGGGGTGTATCCCGGGCATATCTCGTACCGTTCGCACCTGGAAGAGTTCCTGTACCGCCAGGGCGGCGGCGAGCGGCTGCGCGCGGCGTTTGCCCAGAAGTACGCGCCCATCCGGGATGAGGTGCTGCGCGCGGTGGACGGGGTGACCGGCGGAGCACGCGACGAGGTGCTGACGCTCTGGGAAACCCAGTTCCGGCGCCTGTGGCCGGTGGGGCGGCAGCTGGCCGACGCGGGCCTGCTGGCCCCCGATCCCACCGCCACCATGCAGCGGGTGGCGCAGGGCGTGAACCCGGAAGCGCAGGCCCGCTGGGCCTTCGGGCCAGAGCACGGCTTCAGCGAATTCCACCAGGAGCTGCGCAAGTTCAATGTCTCTGACACCTGGTACCACGTCGAGATGTTCTCCACGTACCGCACCCTGATGAACTTCATGTACTCGGTGCTGCCCCTGATGGACATCTCGCCCACCGAGCGCTACTTCGTGAACTACATGGTCAGCGAGGCCATGCAGGACCTGCACGGCCAGGACTGGCGCGGCTTTTTTGACCAGTGGTGGGTCCAGCTGCGCGAGGAAGGTGTGGCGTGA
- a CDS encoding AAA family ATPase has protein sequence MTPPLLLVLTGLPAAGKSTLGAALARELQLPFVTKDEYKGLLLARQPDLPRDISGPLSFDLMWHVAGVTLAAGVSTVLETHFYRGVSEAYLLRLAQTHGARLAQVFCTAPLEVLRARHAARVASRARPGIDLPFEHALAPAHWCHTPLDLGPAPCLALNTAAGDPLPRALAWVQQLNALPTD, from the coding sequence GTGACCCCGCCCCTTCTTCTGGTGCTGACCGGGCTTCCGGCCGCCGGAAAATCCACCCTGGGGGCCGCGCTGGCCCGCGAATTGCAGCTTCCCTTCGTCACCAAGGACGAGTACAAGGGCCTGCTGCTGGCCCGGCAGCCGGACCTGCCCCGGGACATTTCGGGGCCCCTGAGCTTTGACCTGATGTGGCATGTGGCAGGCGTCACACTGGCCGCAGGCGTGAGCACCGTGCTGGAAACGCATTTCTACCGGGGCGTCAGCGAGGCCTACCTTCTGCGGCTGGCCCAGACCCACGGCGCCCGGCTGGCCCAGGTGTTCTGCACCGCGCCGCTGGAGGTGTTGCGGGCGCGGCACGCGGCGCGCGTGGCCTCGCGGGCGCGGCCGGGCATTGACCTGCCGTTTGAACACGCCCTGGCCCCGGCCCACTGGTGCCACACGCCGCTGGACCTGGGCCCGGCGCCGTGTCTGGCGCTGAACACGGCCGCCGGTGATCCGCTGCCCAGGGCGCTGGCCTGGGTGCAGCAGCTTAACGCGCTGCCGACGGACTGA
- a CDS encoding chromate transporter: MTADAWDILLTFTRLGLVSFGGANLPEIERVLVEHKGWITPQLLANGFALGQVMPGPNMLAMTHYGFAAGGWWGALAATAGFYGPTALLSAAAMLAWQRLSRWRWLPPLRSALLPFGAGVLLAGALVLARSSLHSWPAALMAVAAFVLLQRTRVNPAVVVLGAAGLGAVLGL, translated from the coding sequence ATGACCGCCGACGCCTGGGACATCCTGCTCACCTTTACCCGGCTGGGGCTGGTGAGTTTCGGAGGTGCCAACCTCCCCGAAATCGAGCGGGTGCTGGTGGAGCACAAAGGCTGGATCACCCCACAACTGCTGGCAAACGGCTTTGCGCTGGGGCAGGTGATGCCGGGGCCCAACATGCTGGCCATGACCCACTACGGCTTTGCGGCCGGGGGCTGGTGGGGCGCCCTGGCGGCCACCGCCGGCTTTTACGGCCCCACCGCCCTGCTGAGTGCGGCGGCCATGCTGGCGTGGCAGCGCCTGAGCCGCTGGCGCTGGCTGCCGCCCCTGCGCAGCGCCCTGCTGCCCTTCGGGGCCGGCGTGCTGCTGGCGGGGGCCCTGGTGCTGGCCCGCAGCAGCCTTCACAGCTGGCCCGCCGCCCTGATGGCCGTAGCCGCCTTCGTGCTGCTGCAGCGCACGCGGGTCAACCCGGCGGTGGTGGTGCTGGGCGCGGCGGGGCTGGGGGCCGTGCTGGGGCTGTAA
- a CDS encoding ABC transporter ATP-binding protein has translation MSKSYGAIPALHPTSLSIHPGEVVALLGPNGAGKSTLVNMVLGLLAPSRGAVKVYGRSPLNAPHRMHTGSMLQQVHLAANLRVAELVELFSSYYPAPLPVAETLRRAGLSDLAGRTYRQLSGGQRQRVRFALALCGDPALIVMDEPTVALDVDTRRSFWTQVRALVDDGRTVLLTTHYLEEADALADRILVMDRGRLVAQATPQELKARVNVQHVSLRSALLTEAQLMAVPGVRAVRQQDGVLHLTVDGQAVIAPPLYALDPALQEFAVRPASLEDVFQGLKTPQGVSA, from the coding sequence GTGAGCAAGTCTTACGGCGCGATTCCCGCGCTTCACCCCACCAGCCTGAGCATCCACCCCGGCGAGGTGGTGGCGCTGCTGGGCCCCAACGGGGCCGGCAAGAGCACCCTGGTGAATATGGTGCTGGGCCTGCTGGCCCCCAGCCGGGGCGCGGTGAAGGTGTACGGCCGCTCGCCGCTGAACGCCCCCCACCGCATGCACACCGGCTCCATGCTGCAGCAGGTGCATCTGGCCGCCAACCTGCGGGTGGCGGAACTGGTCGAGCTGTTTTCCAGCTACTACCCTGCCCCGCTGCCGGTGGCCGAGACGCTGCGCCGCGCCGGGCTGAGTGACCTGGCAGGCCGGACCTACCGCCAGCTGTCCGGCGGGCAGCGCCAGCGGGTGCGCTTTGCCCTGGCCCTGTGCGGCGACCCCGCCCTGATCGTGATGGACGAGCCCACCGTGGCGCTGGACGTGGACACCCGCCGCTCCTTCTGGACCCAGGTGCGGGCCCTGGTGGACGACGGCCGCACGGTGCTGCTGACCACCCACTACCTGGAAGAGGCCGACGCCCTGGCCGACCGGATTCTGGTGATGGACAGGGGCCGGCTGGTGGCCCAGGCCACGCCGCAGGAACTCAAGGCCCGGGTGAACGTGCAGCACGTTTCTCTGCGCAGCGCCCTGCTGACCGAAGCGCAGCTGATGGCCGTGCCCGGGGTGCGCGCCGTGCGCCAGCAGGACGGCGTGCTGCACCTGACGGTGGACGGACAGGCCGTGATTGCGCCCCCCCTGTACGCCCTGGACCCCGCCCTGCAGGAATTCGCGGTGCGCCCCGCCAGCCTGGAGGACGTGTTCCAGGGCCTCAAGACCCCCCAAGGAGTCAGCGCATGA
- a CDS encoding thiazolylpeptide-type bacteriocin, whose protein sequence is MTINTPMTDIDFSDLNIEALEVTEVRDSTALAETGASSGSSSCSATSTCGSSSCCCGSVEVVAE, encoded by the coding sequence ATGACCATCAACACCCCCATGACCGACATTGACTTCAGCGACCTGAACATCGAAGCCCTGGAAGTGACCGAGGTGCGCGACAGCACCGCCCTGGCCGAAACCGGCGCCTCGTCCGGCTCCAGCTCCTGCAGCGCCACCTCCACCTGCGGAAGCAGCTCGTGCTGCTGCGGCTCTGTCGAAGTTGTTGCCGAGTAA
- a CDS encoding lantibiotic dehydratase has protein sequence MTQGFIRHQPTAPLATTPPTTPAPTTSDDLLAPQLLLRFNHVSPARPGFPLEAELRGDAGARAELETQRAQAAEALYTLIPGLTDDAERRELLALRRTVLAGKSPRQLPPPLHARLPQAVHAYLHAWSAQEQRTAGLLGALDTHLTAERTALQATCRDERFLKALAVSSGALLATARQYAATPLAEQKGTLRKSEYRLLQYVSRAAWKTSPFSHYTSVAGGRWVPGGSALLTRPQIQASVTVNHVLLLRLLDGALKTPALRAALPWRLGDHLRVQGAEVRFEQALDDAVRQPRARNLASRRVTLRLSGGLARLIARVREDGGEASYAALVATLADLSADPQAPHRFLAQLMDSAFLLPVTGLTEQPADLPGEVAALLRRAGTTQAEVAAGALAALAGALQAFAALDSAARPGALDAARAHLAAAYEAYGLTLPAGPVLYEDTTAPAAQTLDPAPFQPALTRLHQLLAVLRVFDTHLLFGPLLRERVVGTLGRGARVDDLPTFVRDNADLFDEWLQASLRGPGEALRARPDLQEIFAVQREVRAAYLAATRAGQEELDLSEAQLQAWLERLPGCLTARPWSYDVFAQPAMGGTAAGLIVNQVYAGYGQYFSRFLATLPAQVTADVRATLRALAPGGHSQIGLRSAHGFTANLHPALTDTELQIDAPVAGAALSVNDLYLEHDEARDEVMLRRRDTGESVQIVYAGFLIAQLLPSLKNFLVTLTNNGLIVPHLPDIAEASLGPADGQIRRTPRLRAGPAVLHRARWSVPHAALPAPGPHTTDAGYALTLWRWAADHGLPAQVFMRRRRAARGSANLQAWQAELAGGTQKPQYLDFSSPLHARLLAKVLRDSPQDFVFEECRPLPEEALVQGDHGPLTSELVFELHQLPRTGGSL, from the coding sequence ATGACCCAGGGTTTTATTCGGCACCAGCCCACTGCACCGCTCGCCACCACCCCGCCCACCACCCCGGCACCCACAACATCAGATGACCTTTTGGCTCCCCAGCTGCTCCTGCGTTTTAACCACGTCAGCCCCGCGCGGCCGGGCTTTCCCCTGGAGGCCGAACTGCGCGGCGACGCAGGGGCGCGGGCCGAACTGGAGACCCAGCGCGCCCAGGCGGCCGAGGCGCTGTACACCCTGATTCCTGGCCTGACAGACGACGCCGAGCGCCGCGAACTGCTGGCCCTGCGGCGCACGGTGCTGGCCGGCAAAAGCCCCCGCCAGCTTCCGCCGCCCCTGCACGCCCGGCTGCCCCAGGCGGTGCACGCCTACCTGCACGCCTGGAGCGCCCAGGAGCAGCGCACCGCCGGGCTGCTGGGCGCCTTGGACACCCACCTGACGGCCGAACGCACGGCCCTGCAGGCCACGTGCCGGGACGAACGCTTTCTGAAAGCCCTGGCCGTCTCCAGCGGCGCGCTGCTGGCCACCGCGCGGCAGTACGCCGCCACGCCCCTGGCCGAGCAGAAGGGCACGCTGCGCAAGAGCGAGTACCGCCTGCTGCAGTACGTGTCCCGCGCCGCCTGGAAAACCAGCCCCTTCAGCCACTACACCTCGGTGGCCGGGGGCCGCTGGGTGCCGGGGGGCAGCGCCCTTCTCACCCGGCCCCAGATTCAGGCCAGTGTGACCGTGAACCACGTGCTGCTCCTGCGGCTGCTGGACGGTGCCCTGAAAACCCCGGCCCTGCGCGCCGCCCTGCCCTGGCGCCTGGGCGACCACCTGCGGGTGCAGGGCGCCGAGGTGCGCTTCGAGCAGGCCCTGGATGACGCCGTTCGTCAGCCCCGCGCCCGCAACCTCGCGTCCCGCCGCGTGACCCTGCGCCTGAGCGGCGGCCTGGCCCGCCTGATCGCCCGGGTGCGGGAGGATGGGGGAGAGGCGTCTTACGCCGCCCTGGTGGCCACCCTGGCGGACCTGTCCGCCGACCCCCAGGCCCCCCACCGCTTCCTGGCCCAGCTGATGGACAGCGCCTTCCTGTTGCCGGTGACCGGCCTGACCGAACAGCCGGCGGACCTGCCCGGCGAGGTGGCGGCCCTGCTGCGCCGCGCCGGCACCACCCAGGCTGAAGTGGCGGCCGGCGCGCTGGCCGCGCTGGCCGGCGCCCTGCAGGCCTTTGCGGCCCTGGACAGTGCGGCGCGCCCCGGCGCCCTGGACGCGGCCCGCGCGCATTTGGCCGCCGCCTACGAGGCGTACGGCCTGACCCTGCCCGCCGGCCCGGTGCTGTACGAGGACACCACTGCCCCCGCCGCCCAGACGCTGGACCCGGCGCCCTTTCAGCCGGCCCTGACGCGGCTGCACCAGCTGCTGGCCGTGCTGCGCGTGTTCGACACCCACCTGCTGTTCGGGCCGCTGCTGCGTGAGCGCGTGGTGGGGACGCTGGGCCGGGGCGCCCGGGTGGACGATCTGCCCACCTTTGTCCGGGACAATGCCGACCTGTTCGACGAATGGCTGCAGGCGTCGCTGCGCGGCCCCGGCGAGGCCCTGCGCGCCCGCCCGGACTTACAGGAAATCTTCGCGGTGCAGCGCGAGGTGCGCGCCGCCTACCTGGCCGCCACCCGCGCGGGCCAGGAGGAGCTGGACCTGAGCGAGGCGCAGCTGCAGGCGTGGCTGGAGCGCCTCCCTGGCTGCCTCACGGCCCGCCCCTGGTCCTACGACGTGTTTGCCCAGCCGGCCATGGGGGGAACCGCTGCGGGCCTGATCGTGAATCAGGTGTACGCCGGATACGGCCAGTATTTCAGCCGCTTCCTGGCCACGCTGCCCGCCCAGGTCACGGCGGACGTGCGGGCCACCCTGCGTGCCCTGGCCCCCGGGGGCCACAGCCAGATCGGCCTGCGCAGCGCCCACGGGTTCACCGCCAACCTGCACCCTGCCCTGACCGACACCGAATTGCAGATCGACGCCCCGGTGGCGGGGGCGGCCCTGAGCGTGAACGACCTGTACCTGGAACACGACGAGGCGCGGGACGAGGTGATGCTGCGCCGCCGCGATACCGGCGAGAGCGTGCAGATCGTGTACGCCGGGTTCCTGATCGCCCAGCTGCTGCCCAGCCTGAAGAACTTTCTGGTGACCCTGACGAACAACGGCCTGATCGTGCCGCACCTGCCCGATATTGCCGAGGCCAGCCTGGGCCCCGCTGACGGCCAGATTCGGCGCACGCCGCGCCTGCGCGCCGGGCCCGCAGTCCTGCACCGCGCCCGCTGGAGCGTGCCCCACGCCGCCCTGCCGGCCCCCGGGCCCCACACCACCGACGCCGGGTACGCCCTGACCCTGTGGCGCTGGGCGGCCGACCATGGCCTGCCGGCCCAGGTCTTCATGCGCCGGCGCCGCGCCGCGCGGGGCAGCGCCAACCTCCAGGCGTGGCAGGCCGAACTGGCCGGCGGCACCCAGAAGCCCCAGTACCTCGACTTCTCCAGTCCCCTGCACGCGCGGCTGCTGGCCAAGGTGCTGCGCGACAGCCCGCAGGACTTCGTGTTTGAAGAATGCCGCCCCCTGCCCGAAGAGGCGCTGGTCCAGGGTGACCACGGGCCCCTGACCAGTGAACTCGTCTTTGAACTGCATCAACTGCCCCGCACCGGAGGTTCCCTATGA
- a CDS encoding TOMM precursor leader peptide-binding protein — protein sequence MTPAIYLLGEGTLHGLIRARSVHGPALRTTLDAPPAPGSVLLAAHDDWRPQELADLQDYARAHDLKLLPVRLDAALALVGPVVTPHTPGCALCAERRRREVAQVPDADFAHPAPTLPPPAALSPLLAVLDDLLARAGTDWPAPGQIYAWRWTDLTGEWHRHVPLHDCPHCSPYPDDTAEAATLHLQPRLQANPEAFREKALNLDAGALRAALHDWRYGLIHHVYRAHNAGMPLVGAEFHAPDHRLNESGWGRADTFVGAEPVAFLEALERYGSQRPRGKRTRIRASARALGAHAVDLRTLGGVAQPDHPAYDYAPLNPDTPTPWVWAHSFAQNAARLVPEHIAYYQHDRVPREERFLYESSNGCALGASVEEATLYGLLEVIERDAFLLAWHAQRPARRIDLGEVRDPLTLQLLRRVESLGFTPYAFDITTEFGVPAIWTLLVNESGGYPRALSAAGAHFNPEKALSAGLIEVAVNAFVHLRKDAHTEEALQAMLRDPTLVRTLDDHVAVNAHPDAFDRLSFLFRDAAPPARLDDLFPDWRGWIDPDLTGVLRRLTDRVLAEGLDVLVVDQTSAVVRDLGFAQVKVIVPGSLPMTFGHLNQRFAGLHRLHTVPGRLGFPNPAPALHLPHPFP from the coding sequence ATGACCCCTGCCATCTACCTACTGGGCGAGGGCACGCTGCATGGCCTGATCCGGGCCCGCAGCGTCCACGGCCCCGCCCTGCGCACCACCCTGGACGCCCCCCCGGCCCCCGGCAGCGTGCTGCTGGCCGCGCACGACGACTGGCGCCCCCAGGAACTGGCCGACCTGCAGGACTACGCCCGCGCCCATGACCTGAAGCTGCTGCCGGTGCGCCTGGACGCGGCACTGGCCCTGGTGGGCCCGGTGGTCACGCCCCACACGCCCGGCTGCGCCCTGTGTGCCGAGCGCCGCCGCCGCGAGGTGGCCCAGGTGCCGGACGCCGACTTTGCCCACCCGGCCCCCACCCTGCCGCCCCCCGCCGCCCTGAGCCCGCTGCTGGCCGTGCTGGACGACTTGCTGGCCCGCGCGGGCACCGACTGGCCGGCCCCCGGGCAGATCTACGCGTGGCGCTGGACCGACCTGACCGGCGAGTGGCACCGGCACGTGCCGCTGCACGACTGCCCGCACTGCTCGCCCTACCCCGACGACACCGCCGAGGCCGCCACGCTGCACCTGCAGCCCCGCCTTCAGGCCAACCCCGAAGCCTTCCGGGAAAAGGCGCTGAACCTGGACGCCGGGGCGCTGCGCGCGGCGCTGCACGACTGGCGCTACGGCCTGATTCACCATGTGTACCGCGCACACAACGCGGGCATGCCGCTGGTGGGCGCCGAATTCCACGCCCCGGACCACCGCCTGAACGAATCCGGCTGGGGCCGCGCCGACACCTTCGTGGGCGCAGAACCCGTGGCCTTTTTAGAAGCGCTGGAACGCTACGGCAGCCAGCGCCCACGCGGCAAGCGCACCCGCATCCGCGCCAGTGCCCGCGCGCTGGGGGCCCATGCGGTGGACCTGCGCACGCTGGGTGGCGTGGCCCAGCCAGACCACCCGGCCTACGACTATGCCCCCCTGAACCCTGACACCCCCACGCCCTGGGTGTGGGCCCACTCGTTTGCCCAGAACGCGGCCCGGCTGGTGCCCGAACACATTGCCTATTACCAGCACGACCGCGTGCCGCGCGAGGAACGCTTTCTGTACGAGAGTTCCAATGGCTGCGCCCTGGGCGCCTCGGTGGAGGAGGCCACGCTGTATGGCCTGCTGGAAGTGATTGAGCGCGACGCCTTCTTGCTCGCGTGGCACGCCCAGCGGCCCGCCCGCCGCATTGACCTGGGCGAGGTGCGCGACCCCCTGACCCTACAGCTGCTGCGCCGCGTGGAGTCGCTGGGCTTCACGCCGTATGCCTTCGACATCACCACCGAGTTCGGCGTGCCCGCGATCTGGACGCTGCTGGTGAACGAATCGGGCGGCTACCCGCGGGCGCTGTCGGCGGCCGGGGCCCACTTCAACCCGGAAAAGGCCCTGAGTGCCGGGCTGATTGAGGTGGCGGTGAACGCCTTTGTGCACCTGCGCAAGGACGCCCATACCGAAGAAGCCCTGCAGGCCATGCTGCGCGACCCCACCCTGGTGCGCACCCTGGATGACCATGTGGCGGTCAACGCGCACCCCGACGCCTTTGACCGTCTGTCGTTCCTGTTCCGCGACGCGGCCCCACCTGCCCGTCTGGACGACCTGTTCCCCGACTGGCGCGGCTGGATTGACCCCGACCTCACGGGCGTGCTGCGCCGCCTGACTGACCGCGTGCTGGCCGAGGGACTGGACGTGCTGGTGGTGGACCAGACAAGCGCCGTGGTGCGCGACCTGGGTTTTGCCCAGGTGAAAGTGATCGTGCCGGGCAGCCTGCCCATGACCTTCGGGCACCTGAACCAGCGCTTTGCGGGCCTGCACCGCCTGCACACCGTGCCCGGGCGGCTGGGCTTTCCCAACCCCGCCCCCGCCCTGCACCTGCCCCACCCGTTCCCGTGA
- a CDS encoding ABC transporter permease, protein MSLVQDVTRARPAPAPRVNRWRLYRLEIRAEAMTLLRSPMFLIPTIIFPLLFYVVFGFTYMNQSAGNVRVPMYMLATYGAFGVIGASLFSFGVGIANDRASGWLKIKRVSPMPPGAFLLSKLATSLMFNVTIISLMFLLGATVGRVEMPAEMWLRLGLTLILGGLPFTALGLALGFLTGPGAAPALANVIYIPMSFASGLWMPYAMLPEFFQKIAPALPPYHFSQLALGQIGAAHDPNMLSHVLWLAGYAALFLFLARLGYRRDEGNAGL, encoded by the coding sequence ATGAGCCTTGTCCAAGACGTGACCCGCGCCCGGCCCGCCCCGGCCCCCCGCGTCAACCGCTGGCGGCTCTACCGCCTGGAGATCCGCGCCGAGGCGATGACCCTGCTGCGCAGCCCCATGTTCCTGATTCCCACCATCATCTTTCCGCTGCTGTTCTACGTGGTGTTCGGCTTCACGTACATGAACCAGTCGGCCGGCAACGTCCGGGTGCCCATGTACATGCTCGCCACCTACGGCGCGTTCGGGGTGATCGGCGCCTCGCTCTTCTCCTTCGGGGTGGGCATCGCCAACGACCGGGCCAGCGGCTGGCTGAAGATCAAGCGCGTCTCGCCCATGCCGCCGGGTGCGTTCCTGCTCTCGAAGCTGGCGACCTCGCTGATGTTCAACGTCACCATCATCTCGCTGATGTTCCTGCTGGGCGCCACCGTGGGCCGCGTGGAGATGCCGGCCGAGATGTGGCTGCGACTGGGCCTGACCCTGATCCTGGGCGGCCTGCCGTTTACCGCCCTCGGGCTGGCCCTGGGCTTCCTGACCGGCCCCGGCGCCGCGCCGGCCCTGGCCAACGTGATCTACATCCCCATGTCGTTCGCCTCCGGCCTCTGGATGCCCTACGCCATGCTCCCCGAGTTCTTCCAGAAGATCGCCCCGGCCCTGCCCCCCTACCACTTCTCGCAGCTGGCGCTGGGACAGATTGGCGCCGCCCACGACCCCAACATGCTCTCTCACGTGCTGTGGCTGGCTGGTTACGCCGCCCTGTTCCTCTTCCTGGCCCGCCTGGGCTACCGACGCGACGAAGGCAACGCTGGCCTGTAA